One window from the genome of Diospyros lotus cultivar Yz01 chromosome 11, ASM1463336v1, whole genome shotgun sequence encodes:
- the LOC127813764 gene encoding pathogen-associated molecular patterns-induced protein A70: MFEDSVSSSIPSIWASMNSWFTPPVLFVLLNLMIVTIAFTSSFVSQKQQQSHPQAQENPYQHHRMVRSPSVLERLKSINLYAYRSPEPHPSPPLAAAFSPAPDSATHYVSEQTHEPQSSEPATRLVFEEEEEEPKSLDEVYSQLEGHHFDRTRSESEPASGKMPERLPAKIRKSASAKSAFAHFEEEDIVGVRRPATMREGKAAAEVDDEVDAKADDFINKFKQQLKLQRLDSILGYKEMIARGSAK; encoded by the coding sequence ATGTTCGAAGACTCTGTATCTTCTTCCATTCCTTCGATCTGGGCCTCCATGAACAGCTGGTTCACCCCACCTGTTCTCTTCGTCCTCCTCAATCTCATGATCGTCACCATTGCCTTCACCTCCAGCTTCGTAAGCCAGAAACAGCAGCAAAGCCACCCGCAAGCTCAAGAGAATCCTTATCAACACCATCGGATGGTCAGATCGCCGTCCGTTCTCGAACGACTCAAGTCCATCAACCTCTACGCCTACAGATCGCCGGAGCCCCACCCATCTCCGCCACTCGCCGCCGCCTTCAGCCCGGCCCCGGATTCAGCCACCCATTACGTTTCCGAACAAACCCACGAGCCCCAAAGCTCGGAACCGGCGACTCGGCTGGTTTtcgaagaggaagaggaagagccGAAGAGTCTGGACGAGGTTTACAGCCAGCTGGAGGGCCACCACTTCGACCGGACCCGGTCGGAGTCGGAGCCGGCGTCGGGGAAGATGCCGGAGAGGCTCCCGGCCAAGATTCGGAAGTCGGCGAGCGCCAAGTCGGCGTTCGCCCACTTCGAGGAGGAGGACATCGTGGGGGTTCGTAGGCCGGCGACGATGCGAGAGGGGAAGGCGGCGGCGGAGGTGGACGACGAGGTCGACGCCAAGGCCGACGATTTCATCAACAAGTTCAAGCAGCAGCTCAAGTTGCAGAGGCTCGACTCCATTCTGGGGTACAAGGAGATGATCGCCAGAGGGAGTGCAAAGTAA
- the LOC127813207 gene encoding zinc transporter 4, chloroplastic-like isoform X2, with the protein MSMIFEDALAFLGPEGIGAKARVFSGSISQIFSQSMSNSSCHGGGDQQLESCRDGPTAFILKMVAIAAILAAGVAGVAIPLVGKNRRFLSTDSNSFFTAKAFAAGVILATGFVHMLPAATAALTDPCLPKRPWSHFPFSGFVAMFAALGTLLADFAGTQYYKRKQAGQLARFDPSESDGLVFGEGEGGGMHIVGIHAHAAHHRQVRPVPGAFENHVSGHQHRHPHDSDSDGDAGVRHVVVSQVLELGIVSHSIIIGLSLGVSQSRCTIWPLIAALSFHQFFEGFALGGCISQAQFRNLRATLMACIFAFTTPTGIAVGTGVSGLYNPYSPRALVVEGVLDSVSAGILVYMALVDLIAADFLSKRMSCNFKLQVASYLALFLGAGLMSLVAIWA; encoded by the exons ATGTCGATGATCTTCGAG GATGCCTTGGCGTTTCTGGGTCCGGAAGGAATTGGAGCGAAGGCTCGAGTTTTTTCCG GGTCCATTTCGCAGATATTCTCCCAGTCCATGTCAAACAGCAGTTGCCACGGCGGCGGCGACCAGCAGTTAGAGTCGTGCCGGGACGGGCCCACCGCGTTCATCCTGAAGATGGTGGCCATCGCCGCCATCCTTGCGGCGGGGGTCGCAGGTGTCGCCATACCGTTGGTGGGAAAGAACCGCCGGTTCCTTAGCACCGATTCTAACTCCTTCTTCACGGCCAAGGCCTTCGCCGCCGGCGTCATTCTGGCCACCGGCTTCGTCCACATGCTGCCGGCCGCCACCGCTGCCCTCACCGACCCTTGCCTCCCCAAGCGGCCCTGGTCCCACTTCCCCTTCTCCGGGTTTGTCGCCATGTTTGCCGCTCTGGGAACCCTCCTCGCCGACTTCGCCGGGACTCAGTACTACAAGAGGAAGCAGGCGGGCCAGCTCGCCCGGTTTGACCCGTCCGAGTCGGACGGCCTCGTGTTTGGCGAAGGGGAAGGCGGTGGGATGCACATTGTCGGCATCCATGCGCACGCGGCGCACCATAGACAAGTCCGCCCAGTTCCCGGCGCATTTGAGAATCACGTGTCCGGGCACCAGCACAGGCATCCCCATGACTCAGACTCCGATGGAGACGCCGGAGTGAGACACGTCGTCGTTTCACAG GTTTTGGAGCTCGGAATCGTGTCGCATTCCATAATCATCGGCCTCTCGCTCGGCGTGTCTCAGAGCCGCTGCACAATATGGCCACTAATAGCGGCGCTGTCGTTTCACCAATTCTTCGAAGGATTTGCCCTAGGCGGCTGCATCTCCCAGGCGCAATTCAGGAACCTCCGGGCGACTCTAATGGCGTGCATTTTCGCCTTCACAACGCCGACGGGGATAGCCGTCGGAACCGGCGTCTCTGGGTTGTACAATCCCTACAGCCCGAGAGCACTCGTCGTTGAAGGCGTCTTGGATTCCGTATCGGCCGGGATTCTAGTCTACATGGCTTTGGTGGATCTGATTGCCGCCGATTTTCTAAGCAAGAGGATGAGCTGCAACTTCAAGCTCCAAGTCGCGTCGTACTTGGCCCTCTTCCTCGGCGCCGGGTTGATGTCTCTGGTAGCAATCTGGGCTTGA
- the LOC127813207 gene encoding zinc transporter 4, chloroplastic-like isoform X1, translating into MPWRFWVRKELERRLEFFPSMLDLEHSLYWLVFSPSGGFGTEWNGSISQIFSQSMSNSSCHGGGDQQLESCRDGPTAFILKMVAIAAILAAGVAGVAIPLVGKNRRFLSTDSNSFFTAKAFAAGVILATGFVHMLPAATAALTDPCLPKRPWSHFPFSGFVAMFAALGTLLADFAGTQYYKRKQAGQLARFDPSESDGLVFGEGEGGGMHIVGIHAHAAHHRQVRPVPGAFENHVSGHQHRHPHDSDSDGDAGVRHVVVSQVLELGIVSHSIIIGLSLGVSQSRCTIWPLIAALSFHQFFEGFALGGCISQAQFRNLRATLMACIFAFTTPTGIAVGTGVSGLYNPYSPRALVVEGVLDSVSAGILVYMALVDLIAADFLSKRMSCNFKLQVASYLALFLGAGLMSLVAIWA; encoded by the exons ATGCCTTGGCGTTTCTGGGTCCGGAAGGAATTGGAGCGAAGGCTCGAGTTTTTTCCG AGTATGCTGGATTTGGAGCATTCTCTTTATTGGCTAGTTTTCTCGCCAAGCGGAGGATTTGGAACCGAATGGAACG GGTCCATTTCGCAGATATTCTCCCAGTCCATGTCAAACAGCAGTTGCCACGGCGGCGGCGACCAGCAGTTAGAGTCGTGCCGGGACGGGCCCACCGCGTTCATCCTGAAGATGGTGGCCATCGCCGCCATCCTTGCGGCGGGGGTCGCAGGTGTCGCCATACCGTTGGTGGGAAAGAACCGCCGGTTCCTTAGCACCGATTCTAACTCCTTCTTCACGGCCAAGGCCTTCGCCGCCGGCGTCATTCTGGCCACCGGCTTCGTCCACATGCTGCCGGCCGCCACCGCTGCCCTCACCGACCCTTGCCTCCCCAAGCGGCCCTGGTCCCACTTCCCCTTCTCCGGGTTTGTCGCCATGTTTGCCGCTCTGGGAACCCTCCTCGCCGACTTCGCCGGGACTCAGTACTACAAGAGGAAGCAGGCGGGCCAGCTCGCCCGGTTTGACCCGTCCGAGTCGGACGGCCTCGTGTTTGGCGAAGGGGAAGGCGGTGGGATGCACATTGTCGGCATCCATGCGCACGCGGCGCACCATAGACAAGTCCGCCCAGTTCCCGGCGCATTTGAGAATCACGTGTCCGGGCACCAGCACAGGCATCCCCATGACTCAGACTCCGATGGAGACGCCGGAGTGAGACACGTCGTCGTTTCACAG GTTTTGGAGCTCGGAATCGTGTCGCATTCCATAATCATCGGCCTCTCGCTCGGCGTGTCTCAGAGCCGCTGCACAATATGGCCACTAATAGCGGCGCTGTCGTTTCACCAATTCTTCGAAGGATTTGCCCTAGGCGGCTGCATCTCCCAGGCGCAATTCAGGAACCTCCGGGCGACTCTAATGGCGTGCATTTTCGCCTTCACAACGCCGACGGGGATAGCCGTCGGAACCGGCGTCTCTGGGTTGTACAATCCCTACAGCCCGAGAGCACTCGTCGTTGAAGGCGTCTTGGATTCCGTATCGGCCGGGATTCTAGTCTACATGGCTTTGGTGGATCTGATTGCCGCCGATTTTCTAAGCAAGAGGATGAGCTGCAACTTCAAGCTCCAAGTCGCGTCGTACTTGGCCCTCTTCCTCGGCGCCGGGTTGATGTCTCTGGTAGCAATCTGGGCTTGA
- the LOC127813208 gene encoding probable beta-1,3-galactosyltransferase 12 isoform X2, with the protein MQRPHSLSADNYSKSLKTKKPLSQPPQPRSSLPIIVFSVFCLLFGLAGTIFSLSVTLRPKPVPVFRCGRTEDTFRGFYSLPIARRLGGDTGAAVDRPKFLGFVGIQTGFASADRRAALRSTWFASDPDGLLRLEQATGLAFRFVIGRSKDAKRMAELEKEIQQYKDFMLIDVEEEYLKLPYKTLAFFKAAFDLFEADYYVKADDDIYLRPDRLATLLAKERSHSRTYIGCMKKGPVITDPKMKCLRMFNNEDVTIGSWMLAMNVHHEDNRAICDPRCTLTSIAVWDIPKCSGLCNPAIRMKELHNMTMCSKTPTLPPDDR; encoded by the exons ATGCAACGGCCACACTCTCTCTCCGCGGACAATTACTCCAAATCCCTAAAGACCAAAAAGCCCCTATCCCAACCTCCCCAACCGCGCTCCTCCTTGCCCATCATCGTCTTCTCCGTCTTCTGCCTCCTCTTCGGCCTCGCCGGAactatcttctctctctccgtCACGCTTCGCCCCAAGCCCGTCCCAGTGTTCCGCTGCGGCCGGACGGAGGACACGTTCCGGGGGTTCTACTCTCTGCCGATCGCCCGCCGCCTCGGCGGCGACACCGGCGCCGCCGTGGATCGGCCCAAATTCCTAGGGTTCGTTGGGATCCAGACCGGGTTTGCTTCCGCTGATCGCCGGGCTGCGCTGAGAAGTACTTGGTTCGCTTCCGATCCCGATGGCCTTCTTAG GTTGGAACAAGCTACTGGTTTAGCCTTTAGGTTTGTAATTGGCCGATCAAAAGATGCAAAGAGGATGGCGGAGCTTGAGAAAGAAATCCAGCAATACAAAGATTTTATGCTCATAGATGTTGAAGAAGAATATCTAAAGCTTCCATACAAAAC GTTGGCATTTTTCAAAGCAGCCTTTGACCTTTTTGAAGCAGATTATTATGTTAAAGCTGATGATGACATTTATTTGCGCCCAG ACCGACTCGCAACACTTTTGGCTAAGGAGAGAAGCCATTCACGGACTTACATTGGATGCATGAAAAAGGGACCAGTGATCACTGACCCTAAAATGAAGTG TTTGAGGATGTTTAACAATGAGGATGTCACTATTGGGTCTTGGATGCTTGCCATGAATGTCCATCATGAAGATAACAGAGCAATTTGTGATCCTCGGTGCACGTTGACATCTATTGCTGTTTGGGATATCCCAAAATGTTCAG GGTTATGCAACCCAGCAATTAGGATGAAGGAGCTTCACAATATGACCATGTGCTCCAAGACTCCGACACTGCCACCTGATGATAGATAG
- the LOC127813208 gene encoding probable beta-1,3-galactosyltransferase 12 isoform X1: protein MQRPHSLSADNYSKSLKTKKPLSQPPQPRSSLPIIVFSVFCLLFGLAGTIFSLSVTLRPKPVPVFRCGRTEDTFRGFYSLPIARRLGGDTGAAVDRPKFLGFVGIQTGFASADRRAALRSTWFASDPDGLLRLEQATGLAFRFVIGRSKDAKRMAELEKEIQQYKDFMLIDVEEEYLKLPYKTLAFFKAAFDLFEADYYVKADDDIYLRPDRLATLLAKERSHSRTYIGCMKKGPVITDPKMKWYEKSGHLIGSEYFLHAYGPIYVLSAEVVASLAITRNDSLRMFNNEDVTIGSWMLAMNVHHEDNRAICDPRCTLTSIAVWDIPKCSGLCNPAIRMKELHNMTMCSKTPTLPPDDR from the exons ATGCAACGGCCACACTCTCTCTCCGCGGACAATTACTCCAAATCCCTAAAGACCAAAAAGCCCCTATCCCAACCTCCCCAACCGCGCTCCTCCTTGCCCATCATCGTCTTCTCCGTCTTCTGCCTCCTCTTCGGCCTCGCCGGAactatcttctctctctccgtCACGCTTCGCCCCAAGCCCGTCCCAGTGTTCCGCTGCGGCCGGACGGAGGACACGTTCCGGGGGTTCTACTCTCTGCCGATCGCCCGCCGCCTCGGCGGCGACACCGGCGCCGCCGTGGATCGGCCCAAATTCCTAGGGTTCGTTGGGATCCAGACCGGGTTTGCTTCCGCTGATCGCCGGGCTGCGCTGAGAAGTACTTGGTTCGCTTCCGATCCCGATGGCCTTCTTAG GTTGGAACAAGCTACTGGTTTAGCCTTTAGGTTTGTAATTGGCCGATCAAAAGATGCAAAGAGGATGGCGGAGCTTGAGAAAGAAATCCAGCAATACAAAGATTTTATGCTCATAGATGTTGAAGAAGAATATCTAAAGCTTCCATACAAAAC GTTGGCATTTTTCAAAGCAGCCTTTGACCTTTTTGAAGCAGATTATTATGTTAAAGCTGATGATGACATTTATTTGCGCCCAG ACCGACTCGCAACACTTTTGGCTAAGGAGAGAAGCCATTCACGGACTTACATTGGATGCATGAAAAAGGGACCAGTGATCACTGACCCTAAAATGAAGTG GTATGAGAAATCAGGACACCTGATTGGTAGTGAATACTTCTTACATGCTTATGGTCCTATCTATGTTCTTTCTGCAGAGGTGGTGGCATCATTGGCTATTACAAGAAATGATAG TTTGAGGATGTTTAACAATGAGGATGTCACTATTGGGTCTTGGATGCTTGCCATGAATGTCCATCATGAAGATAACAGAGCAATTTGTGATCCTCGGTGCACGTTGACATCTATTGCTGTTTGGGATATCCCAAAATGTTCAG GGTTATGCAACCCAGCAATTAGGATGAAGGAGCTTCACAATATGACCATGTGCTCCAAGACTCCGACACTGCCACCTGATGATAGATAG
- the LOC127812648 gene encoding GATA transcription factor 21-like, which translates to MSTPVYLNSPPSPFPFLELKEDHPQLHFFIPPSQAAASSLSSPIFFDTTRDPQQKNDQQANYKYILHGGSSDHQVIASSSAQPMVGSSEYSHEFSSCKLDGEANKPAKWMSWKTRMMNSAATDKQEMITPKFHDPEQHKSGSNSPNNGNNTVRVCSDCSTTKTPLWRSGPQGPKSLCNACGIRQRKARRAMAAAAVAAAATQRMVVGPDNSSTTRPHKVQSKEKKPRMGHQYKKPLFKLPGSPQCGEKNALKEFALSLSKNNSSLQQSFPKDVEEAAVLLMALSCGLLQS; encoded by the exons atgaGTACTCCTGTCTACCTGAACTCACCACcttctccttttcctttcttagaATTGAAAGAAGATCATCCACAGCTCcatttcttcattccaccaagCCAAGCTGCTGCTTCTTCTCTCTCGTCGCCTATTTTCTTCGACACAACTAGAGATCCGCAGCAAAAGAATGATCAGCAG GCCAATTACAAGTACATTTTGCATGGTGGATCAAGCGATCATCAAGTGATCGCGTCTTCCTCAGCTCAGCCAATGGTTGGATCCTCTGAATACAGCCATGAATTCTCCTCTTGCAAGCTTGACGGGGAAGCTAACAAGCCTGCAAAATGGATGTCTTGGAAGACGAGGATGATGAACTCGGCGGCAACTGATAAACAAGAGATGATCACACCCAAGTTTCATGATCCGGAGCAGCACAAAAGTGGATCCAATTCTCCTAATAATGGTAACAACACCGTTCGTGTCTGCTCAGATTGTAGCACGACGAAAACCCCTCTTTGGAGAAGTGGCCCTCAAGGCCCCAAG tCGCTATGCAATGCCTGTGGGATCCGACAGAGGAAAGCGAGGCGAGCCATGGCAGCTGCAGCAGTGGCGGCTGCCGCCACACAAAGGATGGTCGTTGGCCCGGACAACTCATCAACAACCAGGCCTCACAAGGTGCAAAGCAAGGAAAAGAAACCACGCATGGGCCACCAGTACAAGAAGCCATTGTTCAAGCTGCCTGGGTCTCCTCAATGTGGGGAGAAGAATGCCTTGAAGGAATTTGCTTTAAGTTTGAGCAAAAATAATTCATCTTTGCAGCAATCTTTTCCTAAGGATGTAGAAGAAGCTGCCGTCCTTCTAATGGCCCTGTCCTGTGGCCTTCTTCAAAGTTGA